The following are encoded in a window of Terriglobia bacterium genomic DNA:
- a CDS encoding thiamine pyrophosphate-binding protein produces the protein MQRVECMRAIHSQLDNCLVVTIMGAVAAELQSIGHRPNFFYLQHAMGLASSTGLGLALCLPDQKVVVFDGDGSVLMNLGGFTTLARYRPRNFVHVIFDNESLLSVGGFPTATSTGSDLAGIARASGVPHAQTVTTMEEFTRAFDEAMRANDLSCIVAKVEAVGPKAYVTGLSLLENRFQFKRHIENLAAKSHHGDTEARRK, from the coding sequence ATGCAACGCGTGGAATGCATGCGGGCAATTCACAGCCAGCTGGATAACTGCCTGGTGGTGACCATCATGGGCGCCGTGGCCGCGGAGTTGCAGTCCATCGGCCACCGGCCCAACTTTTTCTACCTGCAGCACGCCATGGGGCTGGCCTCTTCCACCGGACTGGGTCTGGCGCTTTGCCTGCCTGACCAGAAAGTTGTGGTCTTCGATGGCGACGGCTCCGTCCTGATGAACCTGGGCGGCTTTACCACGCTGGCGCGCTATCGCCCGAGGAATTTTGTCCACGTGATTTTTGATAATGAGAGCCTGTTGTCTGTCGGCGGATTTCCCACGGCGACGTCAACCGGCAGCGATCTGGCCGGCATCGCACGCGCTTCCGGGGTCCCCCACGCACAAACGGTGACTACCATGGAGGAGTTCACGCGGGCCTTTGACGAAGCGATGCGGGCCAACGATCTAAGCTGCATCGTAGCCAAAGTGGAAGCCGTGGGGCCGAAGGCATACGTCACTGGCTTGTCGTTGCTGGAAAACAGGTTTCAGTTCAAGCGGCATATTGAGAATCTGGCGGCAAAATCTCACCACGGAGACACGGAGGCACGGAGGAAGTAG
- a CDS encoding SDR family oxidoreductase, with amino-acid sequence MTFLYKDKRVWITGASSGIGEALAMAFHHAGARLILSARREDELKRVQAACGGEPNTRVLPMDVTLGEQLPDNARAALAMFGGVDILVLNAGITQRSLTRDTAESVYRRLMEVNFFGPEALTRAVLPSMLENKSGHFVVISSVAGKFGVPLRSGYSATKFALHGFFEALRAEEERNGIRVTLVCPGYIRTEISLSALKGDGASHAKMDPELARGMPADECARQILQGVARGKREIVVAAGREKMLVYMKRFFPGALARMLGRAR; translated from the coding sequence ATGACGTTTCTGTACAAAGACAAACGCGTCTGGATCACCGGAGCATCTTCGGGTATTGGCGAAGCCCTGGCCATGGCGTTTCACCATGCGGGCGCCAGGCTCATTCTTTCTGCGCGTCGCGAAGACGAGCTCAAACGCGTCCAAGCTGCGTGTGGAGGCGAACCCAACACGCGCGTGCTGCCCATGGACGTGACCCTCGGAGAGCAATTGCCGGACAACGCGCGTGCGGCCCTGGCCATGTTCGGAGGCGTGGACATTCTGGTGCTCAACGCCGGCATCACCCAGCGCTCGCTGACCCGAGACACCGCTGAGAGCGTCTATCGGCGGCTGATGGAGGTGAACTTCTTCGGACCGGAAGCGCTGACCCGCGCCGTCCTGCCTTCCATGCTGGAGAACAAGAGCGGGCATTTCGTGGTGATCTCCAGTGTAGCGGGAAAGTTCGGCGTGCCCCTGCGCTCCGGCTACTCCGCCACCAAGTTCGCTTTGCACGGCTTCTTTGAAGCGCTGCGCGCGGAAGAAGAGCGCAACGGCATCCGCGTTACTTTGGTTTGCCCCGGATACATCCGGACGGAGATCAGCCTCTCCGCGCTCAAGGGCGACGGCGCGTCGCACGCCAAGATGGACCCAGAACTGGCCCGTGGCATGCCCGCGGACGAATGTGCGCGGCAGATCCTGCAGGGCGTGGCCCGGGGAAAGAGAGAAATTGTCGTGGCGGCAGGCCGTGAGAAAATGCTGGTCTACATGAAGCGGTTTTTCCCCGGGGCCCTGGCCCGGATGCTGGGCCGCGCGCGCTGA
- a CDS encoding CoA-acylating methylmalonate-semialdehyde dehydrogenase encodes MPPTTTAAELKSCPLYIDGKPVISRGPKDIQYNPATGEAVAEIPRTTPEEISAAVASAHKAFPAWSKTPVIQRCKVLFKYRELLEAHADELVALIVEENGKTLAEARGSFDRGIECVEFACGAPTLMMGETVDRVGTGVDGWSTRNAIGVCVGITPFNFPFMVPMWMFPMAIACGNTFVLKPSDRVPRTAVRMVELAHEAGLPAGVLNLVHGAKSTVDQLLTDARVKAVSFVGSSAIARYIYQTAANNGKRVQALGGAKNHSVVLPDADMKSTVAAIMGSGFGCAGERCLATSVVVAVGEVGDPLVKELVRAADNLSVGAGCEPKTQMGPVITEESRKRILSYIELGEKEGAVLARDGRKDAVSKGAGYFVGPTILDKVNPNSRVAKEEIFGPVLSVVRVKDLQEALEVIGKSEYGNAASVFTRSGGAAREFTQNVGAGMVGINVGVPAPVAFFSFSGWKNSFFGDLHALGKDAVHFYTEQRVVTCRWPE; translated from the coding sequence ATGCCACCTACTACCACTGCTGCCGAACTCAAGTCCTGTCCTCTTTACATTGACGGGAAACCGGTCATTTCCCGCGGCCCCAAAGACATTCAATACAACCCGGCGACGGGCGAGGCCGTGGCAGAGATACCGCGCACCACGCCAGAGGAAATTTCCGCGGCGGTGGCGTCAGCGCACAAGGCGTTTCCCGCGTGGAGCAAGACTCCGGTCATCCAGCGCTGCAAAGTACTGTTCAAGTATCGCGAACTGCTGGAGGCGCACGCGGACGAATTGGTCGCGCTGATCGTCGAAGAAAATGGCAAGACCCTGGCCGAAGCGCGCGGATCGTTCGATCGCGGCATTGAGTGCGTGGAGTTTGCCTGCGGCGCGCCTACTTTGATGATGGGCGAAACCGTGGACCGCGTCGGCACCGGCGTGGACGGATGGTCCACGCGCAACGCCATCGGCGTATGCGTGGGCATCACTCCGTTCAACTTCCCTTTCATGGTCCCCATGTGGATGTTTCCCATGGCCATCGCCTGCGGCAACACGTTTGTGCTCAAGCCGTCCGATAGAGTCCCGCGCACCGCGGTCCGCATGGTGGAGCTGGCGCATGAAGCCGGGTTGCCGGCCGGCGTACTCAACCTGGTGCATGGCGCCAAGAGCACGGTGGACCAGTTGCTGACAGACGCGCGCGTGAAGGCGGTGTCGTTCGTCGGCTCCAGCGCGATTGCGCGTTACATTTATCAAACCGCCGCCAACAACGGGAAACGCGTGCAAGCCCTGGGCGGAGCCAAGAACCATTCTGTGGTGCTGCCGGACGCGGACATGAAGTCCACCGTTGCGGCCATCATGGGATCGGGCTTTGGCTGCGCCGGTGAGCGATGCCTGGCCACCAGCGTCGTGGTGGCCGTGGGCGAAGTGGGCGATCCGCTGGTGAAAGAGCTGGTCCGCGCCGCCGACAACCTCAGCGTGGGTGCGGGATGCGAACCCAAGACGCAAATGGGCCCGGTCATCACCGAGGAATCCAGGAAACGGATTCTCAGCTACATTGAACTGGGCGAAAAGGAAGGCGCGGTGCTGGCCCGCGATGGTCGCAAAGACGCCGTCAGCAAGGGCGCGGGGTATTTCGTCGGCCCGACCATCCTGGACAAAGTGAATCCCAATTCCCGCGTAGCGAAAGAAGAAATTTTTGGTCCGGTGCTTTCGGTGGTCCGGGTGAAGGACTTGCAGGAAGCTCTGGAAGTGATTGGCAAGTCAGAGTACGGCAACGCGGCGTCGGTGTTTACCCGCTCGGGCGGCGCGGCGCGCGAGTTCACCCAGAACGTGGGCGCCGGCATGGTGGGCATCAACGTAGGCGTCCCGGCGCCGGTGGCGTTCTTTTCATTTTCTGGCTGGAAGAACTCGTTCTTCGGCGACTTGCATGCTCTGGGCAAGGACGCCGTGCACTTCTACACCGAGCAGCGCGTGGTAACGTGCCGCTGGCCGGAATAG
- a CDS encoding sulfopyruvate decarboxylase: MPVSLNNSRVVYDALKKCGIGLVSALPETWLVHLIRMAEDDPQMILVRLAKEEEGVGISAGAHFAGVKSAMLMQNHGFLASVNGIVSFAQLYRMPLLMLISYRGHFGERDPWQTQGGSVTEPVLHSLGIPYDFLDDPAKVEKRIADAQTLAYSRLHPVALLLMRDLMWEEA; the protein is encoded by the coding sequence ATGCCCGTATCGCTGAACAATTCGCGCGTGGTCTACGATGCCCTCAAGAAATGCGGCATCGGGCTGGTGTCCGCTCTGCCGGAGACCTGGCTGGTGCACCTGATCCGAATGGCGGAAGACGACCCGCAGATGATCCTGGTCCGTCTGGCCAAAGAAGAAGAAGGCGTGGGAATTTCCGCCGGAGCGCATTTTGCCGGAGTCAAGTCCGCCATGCTCATGCAGAACCACGGCTTCCTGGCCAGCGTGAACGGCATTGTCAGCTTTGCCCAACTGTACCGGATGCCGCTGCTCATGCTGATCAGCTATCGCGGACACTTTGGCGAGCGCGATCCCTGGCAGACCCAGGGCGGCAGCGTCACCGAACCTGTGCTGCATTCGCTGGGAATCCCCTATGACTTTCTCGACGACCCGGCCAAAGTGGAGAAACGCATCGCCGACGCACAGACCCTGGCCTACAGTCGGCTGCATCCCGTGGCGCTGCTGCTCATGCGCGACCTCATGTGGGAGGAAGCGTGA
- a CDS encoding MotA/TolQ/ExbB proton channel family protein: MQMTAVWLFQNHGEMRFDLWGMWTQMNWPARTVVIILLVMSAWSIGVMIDRWIAYNAARKQSRQFAPAVAGALRQGSLDEAIRLAERSKKSHLAKVVTSGLLEFRMQGESTEVPEEQIEASKRALERAEAIVHAELERGLSGLATIGSIAPFVGLLGTVIGIIDAFRTIQEHQGTSIATVSGGISEALVTTALGLFVAIPAVMMFNYFTSKLKAFGVEMDNSSSELVDYFLKRTRVGRN; this comes from the coding sequence ATGCAAATGACGGCTGTTTGGTTGTTCCAGAACCATGGAGAAATGCGCTTTGATCTCTGGGGTATGTGGACCCAGATGAACTGGCCGGCCCGCACCGTGGTGATAATCCTGTTGGTGATGTCCGCCTGGTCCATCGGCGTGATGATTGACCGCTGGATTGCCTACAACGCGGCCCGCAAGCAGTCTCGCCAATTCGCACCGGCGGTGGCCGGGGCGCTGCGTCAAGGCAGCCTGGACGAGGCGATCCGTTTGGCCGAGCGCAGCAAAAAGAGCCACTTGGCCAAGGTTGTGACCTCGGGTTTGCTGGAATTCCGCATGCAGGGCGAATCCACGGAAGTTCCTGAGGAGCAGATTGAAGCCAGCAAGCGCGCTCTGGAACGCGCTGAGGCCATTGTCCACGCTGAACTCGAGCGCGGCTTGAGCGGCCTGGCTACCATCGGCTCCATTGCTCCGTTCGTCGGACTGCTGGGCACGGTGATCGGCATCATTGATGCGTTCCGCACCATCCAGGAACATCAGGGCACCTCAATCGCCACCGTCTCCGGCGGCATCTCTGAAGCTTTGGTGACCACCGCCCTCGGTCTGTTTGTCGCCATTCCCGCGGTGATGATGTTCAACTACTTCACCAGCAAGCTGAAGGCATTTGGCGTTGAGATGGACAACTCTTCCAGCGAACTGGTGGACTACTTCCTCAAAAGAACCAGGGTTGGCCGGAACTGA
- a CDS encoding SDR family oxidoreductase translates to MREKTVVITGATSGIGLVAAEELAKKGARLVLVARDKTRAEQVLSKLRELAPDINHTVHYADLSRLQEMKRVAAEIAAAEPRIDVFINNAGALFNSRQVTEDGLELTFALNHMSYFVMAHGLRERLVASAPSRVINTASDAHKGNQLDFNDLQSSGSYRGMKVYGRSKLCNILFTRELARRWAGTHVTVNTLHPGFVSTRFGDQSGGFFSYVVRAAKLFAISPEKGAETIVYLASSDAVTRVSGQYFYKCRVATPTKEAQDDAAAQRLWAETAKLAGIGI, encoded by the coding sequence ATGCGGGAAAAAACTGTGGTCATTACCGGAGCCACTTCCGGCATCGGCTTGGTCGCTGCCGAGGAACTCGCCAAAAAAGGCGCGCGCCTGGTGCTGGTGGCGCGCGATAAGACTCGCGCCGAGCAAGTGTTGTCAAAGCTGCGTGAGCTGGCGCCGGACATCAATCACACCGTTCATTACGCCGATCTCTCGCGCCTGCAGGAGATGAAGCGCGTGGCTGCGGAGATTGCCGCCGCCGAACCGCGCATTGACGTGTTCATCAACAACGCCGGCGCGTTGTTCAATTCGCGCCAAGTCACGGAAGACGGCCTGGAACTCACCTTTGCCCTCAATCACATGTCGTACTTTGTGATGGCCCATGGCTTGCGCGAGCGCCTGGTCGCTTCGGCGCCCTCGCGGGTCATCAACACCGCGTCCGACGCGCACAAAGGCAACCAGCTGGACTTCAACGATTTGCAGTCCTCCGGCAGCTATCGCGGCATGAAAGTTTACGGGCGCTCCAAGCTCTGCAACATCCTGTTTACCCGCGAGCTGGCGCGGCGATGGGCGGGAACGCACGTAACCGTCAACACGCTGCATCCCGGCTTTGTGTCCACGCGTTTCGGGGACCAGAGCGGCGGCTTCTTTTCTTACGTGGTGCGTGCCGCGAAACTTTTTGCCATCTCGCCGGAAAAAGGCGCTGAGACCATTGTGTATCTGGCGTCGTCCGACGCCGTGACCCGCGTGAGCGGCCAGTATTTCTACAAATGCCGCGTCGCCACGCCGACCAAAGAAGCCCAGGACGACGCTGCCGCCCAGCGGCTTTGGGCGGAAACCGCAAAGCTGGCGGGAATCGGGATATAA
- a CDS encoding BlaI/MecI/CopY family transcriptional regulator — protein sequence MPQEKRSEQPLQLGRRERQIMDVIYRRGKASVSEVRGDLPDPPSYSAVRAMLGFLEDKGYLRHEQEGLKYVYLPAQDTGQVRESALQHMVKTFFGGSPERAVAALLEMSDAKLSAREKQYLSQMIKKAQQEGR from the coding sequence ATGCCACAAGAAAAGCGCAGCGAACAACCTCTCCAACTGGGCCGACGCGAGCGCCAGATTATGGACGTGATCTACCGCCGCGGCAAAGCCTCTGTCTCGGAAGTGCGCGGTGATTTGCCGGACCCGCCCAGCTACTCGGCCGTCCGCGCCATGCTGGGTTTTCTGGAAGACAAGGGCTACTTGCGGCATGAGCAAGAAGGCCTCAAATACGTCTACCTTCCGGCGCAGGACACAGGCCAGGTCCGCGAGTCCGCACTGCAGCATATGGTGAAGACTTTCTTTGGCGGATCGCCGGAGCGGGCCGTGGCGGCGTTGCTGGAAATGTCAGACGCCAAACTTTCCGCCCGCGAGAAACAGTACCTGTCACAGATGATCAAGAAAGCGCAGCAGGAGGGCCGGTAA
- a CDS encoding cyclase family protein, translated as MANVLTELVAQLNQGTLRVVDLTQPLSAQTPLLPLPPQWPNTPQFKMWEISRYDDRGPAWYWNGFETGEHTGTHFDAPIHWVSGKDLPENSVDKINPRKFVGPACVIDVVADVAKDPDFLLTVERVKQWESQNGRIPAGAWVLFRTGWSKRTDPERYINLQKDGPHTPGFVKECSEFLSKERDVLGVGVETVGTDAGRAAMFDPPFPNHYIMHGSGKFGLAGLCNLDQLPATGAVVIAAPLKIVNGSGSPLRVIAITP; from the coding sequence ATGGCCAACGTCCTCACAGAACTTGTCGCGCAGTTGAACCAGGGCACGCTTCGCGTGGTGGATCTAACGCAACCGCTCAGCGCGCAGACGCCGCTGCTGCCCTTGCCGCCGCAGTGGCCGAACACGCCGCAGTTCAAGATGTGGGAGATCTCCCGCTATGACGATCGCGGTCCCGCGTGGTACTGGAACGGTTTTGAGACCGGCGAGCATACCGGCACGCACTTTGACGCGCCCATCCACTGGGTGAGCGGCAAAGACCTGCCGGAGAACAGCGTGGACAAGATCAATCCGCGGAAGTTTGTCGGCCCGGCGTGCGTGATTGACGTGGTGGCCGACGTCGCTAAAGACCCCGACTTCCTGCTCACCGTGGAGCGGGTGAAGCAGTGGGAGTCGCAGAATGGACGGATTCCCGCCGGAGCCTGGGTGCTGTTTCGCACCGGATGGTCCAAGCGCACCGATCCCGAGCGGTACATCAATCTGCAAAAAGACGGACCGCACACGCCGGGTTTCGTGAAAGAGTGTTCAGAGTTCTTGTCCAAGGAGCGCGACGTGCTGGGCGTGGGCGTGGAAACCGTGGGCACCGACGCCGGGCGCGCGGCGATGTTTGATCCGCCATTTCCCAATCACTACATCATGCACGGCAGCGGCAAGTTCGGCCTGGCCGGACTTTGCAATCTCGACCAGCTTCCGGCCACCGGCGCGGTGGTGATCGCCGCTCCGCTGAAGATAGTGAATGGATCAGGGAGCCCGTTGAGGGTGATTGCGATTACGCCCTAG
- a CDS encoding IS1595 family transposase: MKRNAQRIKTLQDAVVYFSDPDNSLDYMANKLWPNGVACPACGRKDVVFLKTQRKWQCKSVHPKRQFSAKVGTIFEDSPIPLEKWLPVMWMLSNCRNGVSSCEIARTIGVTQKSAWFMLHRIRLAMQNGSLMKLGGSGSPVQVDETFIGGKARNMHKIKRAKLDNMGFDNKVIVAGMLEGDGKVKTQVIENRSMRTLQTLVKAHVESGATLHTDDFYGYWGLYREYLHEIVNHAETYVSGKVHTNGIENFWSLVKRGLHGTYVSVEPFHLFRYLDEQSFRFNNRKDGKVKLTDRERFDIALSGVAGKRITYQQLIGRGLETQAN; the protein is encoded by the coding sequence ATGAAACGTAATGCTCAGCGAATCAAGACCTTGCAGGATGCGGTCGTTTACTTCTCCGACCCTGATAACTCTCTGGACTACATGGCTAATAAGTTGTGGCCAAATGGAGTCGCCTGCCCTGCCTGTGGCCGCAAGGATGTTGTGTTCCTGAAGACTCAGCGCAAGTGGCAATGCAAGAGCGTCCATCCCAAGCGGCAATTTTCCGCAAAGGTCGGAACCATCTTTGAGGATTCTCCGATTCCTCTTGAGAAGTGGCTGCCTGTGATGTGGATGCTTTCCAATTGCCGCAACGGAGTTTCCTCTTGCGAGATCGCCCGGACTATCGGCGTAACTCAGAAGTCGGCATGGTTCATGCTTCACCGCATCCGGCTGGCAATGCAGAACGGCTCTTTGATGAAACTTGGTGGAAGCGGAAGTCCTGTCCAGGTGGATGAGACTTTCATCGGCGGGAAAGCCCGGAACATGCACAAGATCAAGAGAGCCAAACTGGACAATATGGGCTTTGACAACAAGGTCATTGTCGCTGGAATGTTGGAAGGTGACGGGAAAGTAAAAACTCAGGTGATCGAAAACCGCTCTATGCGTACCTTGCAGACTTTGGTTAAGGCGCATGTCGAGTCCGGCGCAACTCTGCACACTGACGATTTTTACGGCTATTGGGGACTCTACAGAGAGTACCTGCATGAGATCGTCAACCACGCTGAGACTTACGTGAGCGGAAAAGTGCATACCAATGGCATTGAAAACTTTTGGTCTTTGGTGAAGCGCGGTCTGCATGGAACTTACGTTTCTGTCGAGCCTTTTCATTTGTTCCGTTACCTTGATGAACAGTCTTTCCGTTTCAACAATCGCAAAGACGGTAAGGTCAAATTGACTGACCGTGAGCGATTCGATATCGCCCTGTCCGGTGTGGCTGGCAAACGTATTACCTATCAGCAACTAATCGGACGGGGCTTGGAAACGCAAGCCAACTAA
- a CDS encoding Ig-like domain-containing protein: MDPANPGEFQRYTERYLENFQVPYELFDVSTAAPPVDLNNRQLIIAGHSGLSLPAAWQTAITAAVNGGSGFVNLDSDSAIGTATHIQAIFHATGSSSGTPGSAITVPLAVTAGGATPHFIAGLQMKTLEPAGDFVYNFHADQNGALKTVTATVLQPAQGTVIAELGSDPLIIATTFGAGRAVNFGTLDYLQADRFGFLMGVDDLFWRSLVWAARKPFVIRGYPRFWSLRMDHNLDSNWDTRIREMYDPALTGNAAAGGTGGPWKVTGSVNLNFMPAGDADRANVITDINAGKLQISPHGFGNSAMGDLFWHGLDATSRPLTDSEWQANVAAIQQFQQGDGGSDTIPFFSKWWVGHFYNLSNNIGFDLANTFSVRYIGATIKPGFAYTTDPAQPGYQEERLQARPYWIYQLPPKPAAVFASDESYSFFFADDLTIGSRAGLPAQKFFLTGSGALDPSVAQIPDMSWCNAQGEGTGFATARFEWYSWRLFSSMAPAEVYNNDDAFSQCALAPPPANTTYHNASEQIIHDVSAWLNARGARHIFMQDMAQYVYARTKSKLAQASFDGSKINYTFTGSAVDPDGNLVPTQVLVFNDDTEGNWEAIPGFTNGLVTNTPPVPGAPTVVAVRLVSIANDSNVTLTVHGSTLQLHFLATLSDGSSEDFSSVPGTTFSSNKAGVATVSATGLVSAVANGTATITAVNGAFTAIASVIVNIPPPDFSLPATLGSATINAGQSATYSLAIAPLNGFNQTITFTCSGAPAAATCSVSPSSVTPTGASTTVQIAVNTTARASAWMVPPSSPAPPWSMILFAGLMTMLLAFMLKGRRRLAMALPAVALVVFSIGCGGGGSSSTSGPPSGGGSSGTPSGTFVLTITATSGTQSHTTTATLVVR; this comes from the coding sequence GTGGACCCAGCTAACCCCGGCGAATTTCAACGCTATACGGAACGCTATCTGGAGAATTTTCAGGTTCCTTACGAGCTGTTTGACGTCTCCACCGCGGCGCCGCCCGTGGACCTCAATAACCGGCAACTAATCATCGCGGGGCATTCCGGACTTTCCCTGCCTGCGGCGTGGCAAACCGCGATCACTGCGGCCGTGAATGGAGGCTCGGGCTTCGTCAACCTTGACTCGGATTCCGCAATAGGTACCGCTACCCACATCCAGGCGATATTTCACGCGACCGGCTCTTCGTCCGGCACGCCTGGCTCTGCGATTACTGTTCCGCTGGCGGTAACGGCGGGAGGCGCAACGCCCCATTTCATCGCCGGGCTGCAGATGAAGACCCTGGAGCCCGCAGGTGATTTTGTCTACAACTTCCACGCCGACCAAAATGGCGCGTTGAAAACAGTCACCGCAACCGTGCTGCAACCGGCGCAAGGAACGGTGATAGCAGAACTGGGCAGTGATCCTCTCATCATCGCCACAACTTTCGGCGCAGGCCGGGCCGTCAATTTCGGCACGCTGGATTACCTCCAAGCCGACCGCTTTGGCTTCCTGATGGGCGTTGACGATCTGTTCTGGCGCAGCCTGGTGTGGGCCGCGCGCAAACCGTTCGTGATACGCGGCTATCCGCGCTTCTGGTCGCTGCGCATGGACCACAACCTGGACAGCAATTGGGACACACGCATTCGCGAGATGTATGACCCCGCTCTTACTGGCAATGCGGCTGCCGGGGGAACCGGCGGACCTTGGAAGGTCACGGGCTCGGTGAATCTCAACTTTATGCCCGCAGGCGATGCCGACAGGGCCAACGTGATTACGGACATCAATGCCGGTAAGCTCCAGATAAGCCCGCATGGTTTTGGAAACAGCGCGATGGGCGATCTGTTCTGGCACGGCCTGGATGCAACTTCAAGACCCCTGACCGACAGCGAGTGGCAAGCCAACGTGGCGGCGATCCAGCAGTTTCAACAGGGAGACGGCGGGAGCGACACCATCCCCTTCTTTTCCAAGTGGTGGGTAGGCCATTTCTATAACCTTTCGAACAACATCGGTTTTGATCTGGCGAATACGTTCAGTGTGCGCTATATCGGCGCCACCATCAAACCCGGCTTTGCATACACCACCGACCCGGCGCAGCCCGGCTATCAGGAAGAACGGCTGCAAGCCCGTCCCTACTGGATTTATCAGCTGCCGCCAAAGCCGGCCGCGGTATTTGCTTCTGACGAGTCCTATTCTTTCTTCTTTGCTGACGACTTGACCATCGGCAGCCGGGCCGGCCTCCCGGCGCAGAAGTTCTTTCTTACTGGTTCGGGCGCCCTGGATCCAAGCGTAGCGCAAATTCCCGACATGAGCTGGTGTAACGCGCAGGGCGAGGGGACTGGTTTTGCTACCGCCAGGTTTGAGTGGTATTCGTGGCGGCTCTTCAGCAGCATGGCGCCGGCCGAGGTCTACAACAACGATGATGCGTTTTCACAGTGTGCCTTGGCGCCGCCGCCAGCTAACACGACGTATCACAATGCGTCAGAGCAGATCATCCATGATGTTTCCGCCTGGTTGAACGCGAGAGGGGCCCGCCACATCTTCATGCAAGACATGGCCCAGTACGTGTATGCACGCACCAAGTCCAAGCTGGCTCAGGCCAGCTTTGACGGAAGCAAGATCAACTATACATTTACCGGGAGCGCGGTTGACCCGGATGGCAACCTGGTGCCTACCCAGGTGCTGGTCTTCAACGACGATACGGAAGGAAACTGGGAGGCCATTCCGGGCTTCACCAATGGCCTGGTCACGAACACGCCGCCGGTGCCTGGTGCGCCCACCGTGGTGGCCGTAAGGCTGGTGTCAATCGCCAACGATTCCAACGTTACGCTTACGGTCCATGGCTCCACGCTGCAACTGCATTTTCTGGCCACTTTGTCGGATGGTTCCTCGGAAGACTTCAGCAGCGTTCCTGGAACTACGTTTAGCTCCAACAAAGCCGGAGTTGCCACCGTCAGCGCTACAGGACTGGTGAGTGCGGTGGCCAATGGAACGGCAACCATCACCGCCGTGAATGGTGCGTTTACCGCCATAGCTTCGGTCATCGTCAATATCCCGCCGCCGGACTTTTCGCTGCCCGCAACGCTTGGTTCGGCGACGATCAACGCAGGACAGTCGGCTACCTATAGCCTGGCGATAGCGCCGCTGAACGGCTTCAATCAGACCATTACGTTCACATGTTCCGGAGCGCCTGCAGCCGCCACGTGTAGTGTATCGCCGAGTTCAGTCACGCCCACCGGCGCCAGCACAACGGTACAGATTGCCGTCAACACCACCGCGCGCGCTTCAGCATGGATGGTTCCGCCAAGCTCGCCGGCGCCGCCTTGGTCCATGATTCTGTTCGCCGGCTTGATGACCATGCTGCTGGCATTCATGTTGAAAGGCCGCCGGCGGCTGGCGATGGCATTACCTGCCGTGGCGCTCGTGGTCTTCAGCATTGGCTGCGGTGGCGGGGGCAGTTCATCGACAAGCGGACCACCTTCGGGAGGCGGGTCATCGGGCACGCCATCCGGTACCTTTGTTCTCACGATCACAGCTACCTCAGGGACCCAGAGCCACACGACTACAGCAACACTGGTGGTCAGATAG